The proteins below come from a single Garra rufa chromosome 25, GarRuf1.0, whole genome shotgun sequence genomic window:
- the dnajb9a gene encoding dnaJ homolog subfamily B member 9a, producing MATAQSTLMFAVCILMITELILARQDYYDILGVPKDASERQIKKAFHKLAMKYHPDKNKSPDAETKFREIAEAYETLSDEKRRREYDQLGYSTFSNDNMNRGGQRFHHSFDFNFDDMFKDFDIYSQNRHARPKRHFDEHFRAHQQAHNRHKRHFQGTFGTGVFEDMFEDMEKMFTFDRHIKRTDSRFQGTAKQHCRTVTQRRGNMVTTYTDCTSS from the exons ATGGCCACGGCACAGTCAACACTGATGTTCGCAGTGTGCATCTTGATGATAACAGAACTCATACTGGCTAGACAAGACTACTATGACATCCTCGGTGTGCCAAAGGATGCTTCCGAACGTCAGATCAAAAAAGCTTTTCACAAGCTTGCCATGAAATATCACCCAGACAAGAACAAGAGCCCCGATGCGGAAACCAAATTTCGAGAGATTGCAGAAG CATATGAAACCCTATCGGATGAGAAAAGAAGGCGAGAGTATGACCAATTAGGATACAGTACATTCAGCAATGACAACATGAACAGAGGAGGGCAGCGTTTTCATCATTCCTTTGATTTCAACTTCGACGACATGTTCAAAGACTTCGACATCTATAGCCAAAACAGGCACGCTCGCCCAAAACGCCACTTTGACGAGCACTTCAGGGCCCACCAGCAAGCACACAACCGCCATAAGAGACACTTTCAGGGTACGTTTGGTACCGGAGTGTTTGAGGACATGTTTGAAGACATggagaagatgtttacatttgaTCGACACATAAAAAGAACAGACAGCAGGTTTCAGGGCACAGCCAAACAGCACTGCAGAACGGTGACCCAGCGAAGAGGAAACATGGTCACAACGTATACAGACTGCACCTCATCCTGA